One segment of Microbacterium arborescens DNA contains the following:
- the hrcA gene encoding heat-inducible transcriptional repressor HrcA, whose protein sequence is MVSERGLQVLRAIVQDYVDTREPVGSKSIVERHAFGVSAATIRNDMALLEDEELIAAPHTSSGRVPTDKGYRVFVDHLAGLRPLSAAQRSAITTFLDGPTDLDDLLVRTVRALTQLTGQVAMVQYPSFARAQVSHLELVDLGGGRLVVIVVTDTGRVSQRVGVVRTLLDGAQFEVAKATLRAAVTGVAVRDAVTAVTALAEGDAVADPIGEAVREVSRILVEELETFRQDRLVMAGTATLARREADFRGSIYPLLEAIEEQVTLLRLMGEMVADDRGVAARIGRENEAYGLSEASVVTSDYDVPGSRARVGLMGPTRMDYPTNLATVRAVAHYLSRLLDEDEKSR, encoded by the coding sequence ATGGTCTCAGAGCGCGGACTGCAGGTGCTGCGGGCGATCGTGCAGGACTATGTCGACACCCGCGAGCCCGTGGGTAGCAAGTCGATCGTCGAACGGCACGCGTTCGGCGTGTCGGCTGCCACGATCCGCAACGACATGGCGCTCCTCGAGGACGAGGAGCTCATCGCCGCCCCCCACACCTCGTCGGGACGCGTTCCGACCGACAAGGGCTACCGCGTCTTCGTCGATCATCTCGCGGGCCTCCGCCCGCTGAGCGCTGCACAGCGCTCAGCGATCACGACCTTCCTCGACGGGCCCACCGACCTCGACGACCTGCTGGTGCGCACGGTCCGCGCCCTCACCCAGCTGACCGGTCAGGTCGCTATGGTGCAGTACCCGTCGTTCGCGCGCGCCCAGGTGTCGCACCTCGAGCTGGTGGACTTGGGCGGTGGACGCCTCGTCGTCATCGTCGTGACCGACACCGGCCGGGTCTCGCAACGGGTCGGAGTCGTGCGGACGCTTCTCGACGGAGCGCAGTTCGAGGTCGCCAAGGCGACGCTGCGCGCTGCCGTGACGGGCGTGGCGGTCCGCGACGCGGTCACTGCCGTCACGGCCCTCGCAGAGGGAGATGCCGTCGCCGATCCGATCGGCGAGGCCGTGCGGGAGGTCTCGCGCATCCTCGTGGAGGAACTCGAGACCTTCCGCCAGGACCGCCTGGTGATGGCGGGCACAGCGACGCTCGCTCGGCGCGAAGCCGACTTCCGCGGCAGCATCTACCCATTGCTCGAAGCGATCGAGGAGCAGGTGACGCTGCTCCGGCTCATGGGCGAGATGGTCGCCGACGACCGCGGCGTCGCGGCGCGCATCGGCCGCGAGAACGAGGCGTACGGACTGTCCGAGGCCTCGGTCGTGACGAGCGACTACGACGTCCCGGGGTCACGTGCCCGGGTCGGTCTCATGGGACCGACCCGCATGGACTACCCGACGAACCTCGCGACGGTCCGCGCCGTCGCGCACTACCTCAGCCGGCTCCTCGACGAAGACGAGAAGTCGCGCTGA
- a CDS encoding 16S rRNA (uracil(1498)-N(3))-methyltransferase: MALHFLVDLPLTARPGESVELTGAEAHHAAGVRRVRVGETVTVGDGAGAWLEGTVTAADPKLVRIEVRVRDEYPEPARRVTLIQALAKGDRDELAVQACTELGIDAIVPWQATRSVSRWSGPKVERGVQRWATIAREAAKQAHRAWLPAVEAPLSTAEVAQRCARERVLVLEPTATRRLSDVDAGEGDVSLVVGPEGGIAPEELDALTAAGAITVRLGDTVLRTSTAGPAALGVVNVAIGRW, encoded by the coding sequence ATGGCGCTGCACTTCCTCGTCGACCTGCCCCTCACCGCCCGACCGGGCGAATCGGTCGAGCTCACCGGCGCCGAAGCGCATCACGCGGCCGGTGTCCGTCGCGTGCGGGTCGGCGAGACGGTGACGGTGGGCGATGGTGCGGGTGCGTGGCTCGAAGGCACCGTCACAGCGGCCGACCCGAAGCTCGTCCGCATCGAGGTGCGCGTCCGCGACGAGTACCCCGAGCCCGCTCGACGCGTCACGTTGATCCAGGCGCTCGCGAAGGGCGATCGGGACGAGCTCGCGGTGCAGGCCTGCACCGAGCTCGGCATCGACGCGATCGTCCCGTGGCAGGCCACCCGAAGTGTTTCGCGCTGGAGCGGCCCGAAGGTGGAACGCGGGGTCCAGCGCTGGGCGACCATCGCACGAGAGGCGGCGAAGCAGGCGCATCGCGCGTGGCTGCCCGCCGTGGAGGCGCCCCTGTCGACGGCTGAGGTCGCACAGCGGTGCGCCCGTGAACGCGTGCTCGTGCTCGAGCCGACGGCGACGCGACGGCTCAGCGATGTCGACGCGGGGGAGGGCGACGTCTCGCTCGTCGTCGGGCCGGAGGGCGGAATCGCCCCGGAAGAACTCGACGCGCTGACCGCCGCCGGTGCGATCACCGTACGTCTGGGCGACACGGTGCTGCGGACGTCGACCGCCGGCCCCGCTGCGCTCGGCGTGGTGAACGTCGCCATCGGGCGCTGGTGA
- the hemW gene encoding radical SAM family heme chaperone HemW — MGAALPIGDPVPVGGTLPDDLVIAPDVPFGVYVHVPFCRVRCGYCDFNTYTATELRGARQDAYADEVLREIALSAALIDERGPRRAAQTVFFGGGTPTLLPAGDLARMLSGVRETFGIAAGAEVTVEANPDTMSPRVADELAAAGVTRLSIGMQSAVPHVLAALDRTHDPANVSTAVAAARGAGLDVSVDLIYGAPGESLDDWRRSVDTAVSLEPDHVSAYALIIEEGTRLERQIRRGEVAAPDDDLQADMYELADESLADAGFSWYEVSNWARSTDQRSRHNLAYWRGTDWWGYGPGAHSHVAGLRWWNVKHPAAYAQRLAAGHSPAAGRERPDADALRLESVLLRSRIVEGLGIDELGDPGRRAVASLIADGLIEGADAVRGRIVLTRRGRLMADAVVRALTE, encoded by the coding sequence ATGGGGGCGGCACTGCCGATCGGTGATCCGGTGCCGGTCGGCGGCACCCTGCCCGACGACCTCGTCATCGCCCCCGACGTTCCGTTCGGGGTGTACGTGCACGTCCCGTTCTGCCGCGTGCGATGCGGCTACTGCGATTTCAACACCTACACAGCCACGGAACTGCGCGGTGCTCGTCAGGACGCGTACGCCGACGAGGTGCTGCGCGAGATCGCCTTGTCGGCTGCCCTGATCGACGAGCGAGGCCCCCGTCGTGCGGCACAGACGGTGTTCTTCGGCGGCGGCACCCCCACGCTGCTTCCGGCGGGAGATCTCGCGCGGATGCTGAGCGGCGTGCGTGAGACGTTCGGCATCGCCGCGGGTGCGGAGGTCACCGTCGAGGCGAACCCCGACACGATGAGTCCACGAGTCGCCGACGAACTGGCGGCCGCCGGTGTCACCCGTCTGTCGATCGGCATGCAGTCCGCCGTGCCGCACGTGCTGGCTGCGCTCGATCGCACGCATGATCCCGCCAACGTGTCGACCGCCGTCGCCGCTGCCCGCGGGGCCGGGCTCGACGTCTCGGTCGACCTGATCTACGGCGCGCCGGGGGAGAGCCTCGACGATTGGCGACGCTCCGTCGACACCGCCGTCTCGCTCGAGCCCGATCACGTGTCCGCCTACGCCCTGATCATCGAGGAGGGCACGCGCCTCGAGCGGCAGATCCGACGCGGCGAGGTCGCCGCGCCCGACGATGATCTGCAGGCCGACATGTACGAGCTGGCCGACGAAAGCCTGGCCGACGCGGGCTTCTCCTGGTACGAGGTGTCGAACTGGGCGAGGTCGACGGATCAACGCTCGCGCCACAACCTCGCCTACTGGCGGGGGACCGATTGGTGGGGCTACGGGCCCGGCGCCCACAGCCACGTCGCCGGTCTCCGGTGGTGGAACGTCAAGCATCCCGCCGCGTACGCCCAGCGACTGGCAGCGGGACACTCGCCCGCGGCGGGCCGGGAGCGCCCCGATGCGGACGCGCTGCGGCTGGAGTCCGTGCTCCTGCGCTCTCGCATCGTCGAAGGGCTCGGGATCGACGAGTTGGGCGACCCCGGCCGGCGAGCCGTGGCCTCGCTCATCGCCGACGGCCTGATCGAGGGCGCCGACGCGGTGCGCGGGCGCATCGTGCTCACCCGGCGCGGACGTCTCATGGCCGACGCCGTCGTTCGCGCACTGACGGAGTGA
- the dnaJ gene encoding molecular chaperone DnaJ, whose translation MADHYEVLGVARDASPDEIKKAYRRLARELHPDVNPGEDASERFKLVTHAYDVLSDPEQRQRYDVGGDSAGGFGGAAGFGGFSDIFETFFGGGGGGGRAGRPRSRRERGQDALVRVTLELGDVVFGVHRDIEVDTAVLCDTCQGSCCQPGTQPVTCDVCHGAGNVQRTVRSLLGNVVTSQPCNVCQGYGTTIPYPCTTCQGQGRVRARRTVSLDIPAGVETGLRLQLPGSGEVGPAGGPNGDLYLEVTVNPHDVFSREGDDLLATLEVSMPDAVLGTSTTIESLDGPVELELRPGVQSGDVLTIKGRGITPLRGSNRGDLRVGVHVVTPTRLDAKERALIEELKKRTKSPAPQLAQFHQGMFAKLRDRFRNS comes from the coding sequence GTGGCTGACCACTACGAGGTCCTGGGCGTCGCGCGCGACGCGTCGCCCGACGAGATCAAGAAGGCGTACCGACGCCTCGCACGAGAGCTGCACCCCGACGTGAACCCGGGGGAGGACGCGTCCGAGCGATTCAAGCTCGTCACGCACGCCTACGACGTCCTCAGCGACCCGGAACAGCGTCAGCGCTACGACGTGGGCGGCGACTCCGCCGGCGGTTTCGGTGGCGCTGCCGGCTTCGGGGGCTTCAGCGACATCTTCGAGACCTTCTTCGGGGGTGGCGGCGGCGGTGGCCGTGCCGGGCGCCCGCGCTCTCGACGTGAGCGCGGGCAGGATGCCCTCGTTCGGGTGACCCTCGAGCTCGGTGACGTCGTCTTCGGTGTGCACCGAGACATCGAGGTCGACACCGCGGTGCTCTGCGACACCTGCCAGGGCTCCTGCTGCCAGCCGGGAACCCAGCCCGTCACATGCGATGTCTGCCATGGCGCGGGAAACGTCCAGCGCACCGTCCGGAGTCTGCTGGGCAACGTCGTGACGTCGCAGCCCTGCAACGTTTGCCAGGGCTACGGCACGACCATCCCGTATCCGTGCACGACCTGCCAGGGTCAGGGACGCGTCCGGGCCCGCCGAACGGTCTCGCTCGACATCCCCGCCGGCGTCGAGACCGGACTGCGCCTCCAGCTCCCCGGCTCGGGCGAGGTCGGTCCCGCCGGTGGACCGAACGGCGACCTGTACCTCGAGGTCACGGTCAACCCCCACGACGTCTTCAGCCGCGAGGGCGACGATCTACTCGCGACGCTCGAAGTGTCGATGCCGGATGCCGTGCTGGGCACCAGCACGACGATCGAGTCCCTCGACGGACCCGTCGAGCTCGAGCTGCGTCCCGGAGTGCAGTCCGGTGACGTCCTCACTATCAAGGGGCGCGGCATCACGCCTCTCCGTGGCTCGAACCGCGGCGACCTGCGTGTCGGCGTCCACGTCGTGACCCCGACGCGACTCGACGCCAAGGAACGAGCGCTGATCGAAGAGCTGAAGAAGCGCACGAAGTCTCCGGCGCCACAGCTCGCGCAGTTCCACCAGGGGATGTTCGCCAAGCTCCGCGACCGGTTCCGGAACAGCTGA